One part of the Musa acuminata AAA Group cultivar baxijiao chromosome BXJ1-5, Cavendish_Baxijiao_AAA, whole genome shotgun sequence genome encodes these proteins:
- the LOC135673396 gene encoding uncharacterized protein LOC135673396, producing the protein MDEEEERGAVLHEEAASFICPPRLEDAGLEDCALPPESIMEAFALAAISVGPRVDEDGDDEGFGEAPDEDDASGAASEVVGGGGVGVVASDGLAVLGGDDSDSVEKKTAKEYEAEEKEEISR; encoded by the coding sequence atggacgaggaggaggagcgggGCGCGGTGCTCCACGAGGAGGCAGCGTCCTTCATTTGCCCGCCGAGGCTGGAGGACGCGGGGCTCGAGGACTGCGCCCTCCCTCCGGAGTCCATCATGGAGGCCTTCGCCCTCGCCGCCATCTCCGTTGGCCCCCGCGTCGACGAAGATGGCGACGATGAGGGCTTCGGAGAGGCCCCCGACGAAGACGATGCGTCGGGGGCGGCCTCGGAAGTGGTCGGAGGTGGCGGAGTTGGGGTAGTCGCCTCCGACGGGCTCGCGGTTCTTGGCGGAGACGATTCCGATTCGGTTGAAAAGAAGACGGCGAAGGAGTATGAAGccgaagagaaagaagaaatcaGCAGATAA
- the LOC135675201 gene encoding transcription repressor OFP8-like encodes MGKSNNKSSRSSSAKFKHRFSRMLLGSSCTTTTMAATTLGQAKLPSATPQRQLFPDPDCRRRRKLDHHAPFSATDHRRLRHVAPVVSISINCGARRFVQTSDPFLPLVNKEEEHDNERKTEAKQRSKRASETKKKIKRAEAKKLLPDAYGFIISSSTDSENQLDLLSSDEEEEESATLLSSNSFSSDSSEFFHNSRKKNTKSTRRLARRHATHSKELRPLVSIASKEREESRERRESNAGFAVVKRSSDPYSDFKSSMVEMIVERGMHRARDLERLLDAYLSLNSHRHHQTILEAFADICEAMYGK; translated from the coding sequence ATGGGAAAGTCCAACAATAAaagcagcagaagcagcagcgCCAAGTTCAAGCATCGCTTCTCTCGGATGCTACTCGGCTCCTcttgcaccaccaccaccatggcAGCCACCACCTTGGGCCAAGCCAAGCTTCCGAGCGCCACCCCGCAGCGCCAGCTCTTTCCCGATCCAGATTGTCGCCGCCGACGCAAGCTCGATCACCATGCGCCCTTCTCCGCTACCGACCATCGCCGGCTGCGCCACGTCGCCCCGGTCGTGAGTATCTCCATCAACTGCGGCGCCCGTCGGTTCGTGCAAACCTCTGATCCGTTCCTTCCTTTGGTGAACAAGGAAGAGGAGCACGATAACGAGAGGAAGACAGAAGCTAAGCAGAGAAGCAAGAGAGCATCGGAGACAAAGAAGAAGATCAAGAGAGCGGAAGCAAAGAAGCTGTTACCCGATGCTTATGGATTCATTATCTCTTCTTCCACTGATAGCGAGAACCAACTCGATCTATTAAGCagtgatgaagaagaggaagaatcgGCGACTCTGTTATCATCCAATAGCTTCTCCTCCGACTCCTCCGAATTCTTCCACAACAGCAGGAAGAAGAACACGAAGTCCACCAGGCGCCTGGCAAGAAGACATGCGACGCATTCCAAAGAGCTGCGGCCACTGGTCTCCATCGCGTCGAAGGAGAGGGAAGAGAGCCGAGAGAGAAGAGAGTCCAACGCAGGGTTCGCGGTGGTGAAGCGATCGAGCGACCCATACAGCGACTTCAAGAgctcgatggtggagatgatcgtGGAGCGCGGCATGCACAGGGCTCGAGACTTGGAGCGCCTCCTCGACGCTTACCTCTCCCTCAACTCGCATCGTCACCATCAGACCATCCTCGAGGCGTTTGCCGACATATGCGAAGCCATGTATGGGAAGTAG
- the LOC103984729 gene encoding BURP domain-containing protein 3-like, giving the protein MDRFLSLLSMFLLAAVSHAALSPQIVYWHSVLPNTPMPSAISDFIDPDVLAEEKSGVNVYTKGKSGGTTVNVGHGRVYVPTGNKNYAATGNKNYAATETQIHNDPNVALFFLEKELRPGAKMNLHFTKTTSGGASFLTQKEADAIPFSSAKLPEILDHFSVKPGSAEAEAMKTTLQECEEPAVRGERKYCATSLESMVEFSMSSLGTRDVTAMSTTVAKVVTPRQQYTVTGVKALAGDRLVACHPEAYAYPVFYCHATGTGKAYRVGLVGTADGVAVEAVAVCHTDTSAWNPNHVAFKVLKVKPGSVPVCHFLPDDSVVWSRSG; this is encoded by the exons ATGGAtcgcttcctttctcttctttcaaTGTTCTTG CTTGCTGCAGTCAGCCATGCAGCTTTATCCCCTCAGATAGTTTACTGGCACTCTGTCCTCCCCAACACTCCCATGCCAAGTGCCATCAGTGACTTCATAGACCctg ATGTGCTTGCTGAGGAGAAGTCCGGTGTGAACGTGTACACCAAGGGGaagagcggtggcaccaccgtcAACGTCGGTCACGGCCGCGTCTATGTTCCCACCGGTAATAAAAATTATGCTGCCACCGGTAATAAAAATTATGCTGCCACCGAGACCCAAATCCATAATGACCCCAACGTCGCCCTCTTCTTCCTGGAGAAGGAGCTTCGGCCGGGCGCCAAAATGAACCTACACTTCACGAAGACCACCTCGGGCGGCGCTTCTTTCCTTACCCAGAAAGAAGCAGACGCCATACCCTTCTCATCAGCCAAGCTCCCGGAGATTCTTGACCACTTCTCCGTCAAACCCGGTTCCGCAGAAGCCGAGGCGATGAAGACGACGCTTCAGGAGTGCGAGGAACCGGCGGTGAGGGGAGAGAGGAAGTACTGCGCCACCTCGCTGGAGTCCATGGTGGAGTTCAGCATGTCGAGCCTGGGGACACGCGACGTCACGGCGATGTCGACCACCGTCGCCAAAGTGGTGACGCCGCGGCAGCAGTACACGGTCACGGGGGTGAAGGCGCTGGCCGGGGACAGGCTGGTGGCTTGCCACCCGGAGGCGTACGCGTACCCGGTGTTCTACTGCCACGCCACGGGGACGGGCAAGGCGTACAGAGTGGGGCTGGTGGGGACGGCGGACGGAGTGGCGGTGGAGGCGGTGGCGGTGTGCCACACCGACACCAGTGCGTGGAACCCCAACCACGTGGCCTTCAAGGTGCTCAAGGTGAAGCCGGGGTCGGTGCCGGTGTGCCACTTCCTGCCGGATGACAGCGTCGTCTGGAGCCGCAGCGGTTAA
- the LOC135673395 gene encoding BURP domain-containing protein 3-like produces the protein MDRFLCLLSFLLLVTVSHAALSPQLVYWHSVLPNTPMPSAISDFIDPDVLAEEKSGVNVYVKGKSGGTTVNVGHGGVHVGTGKPGGGGTNVNVGHGGVHVNTGHKGKPRVVVTVPSSKDFIYNYAATETQIHDDPNVALFFLDKELRSGAKMNLHFTKTTSGGASFLTQKEADAIPFSSAKLPEILDHFSVKPGSAEAEELKTTLQECEEPAVKGERKYCATSLESMVEFSMSSLGTRDVTAVSTTVAKAVTPLQQYTVTGVKALVGDRLVACHPEAYAYAVFYCHATATSKAYTVGLLGADGVRAEAVAVCHTDTRAWNPNHVAFKVLKVKPGSVPVCHFLPEDHVVWSRSG, from the exons ATGGATCGCTTCCTTTGTCTTCTTTCCTTCCTACTG CTTGTTACGGTCAGCCATGCAGCTTTATCCCCTCAGCTGGTTTACTGGCACTCTGTCCTCCCCAACACTCCCATGCCAAGTGCCATCAGTGATTTTATAGAccctg ATGTGCTTGCTGAGGAGAAGTCCGGTGTGAACGTGTACGTCAAGGGGaagagcggtggcaccaccgtcAACGTCGGCCATGGCGGTGTTCATGTGGGCACCGGGAAGCCCGGCGGGGGCGGCACCAACGTGAACGTCGGGCATGGCGGCGTCCACGTGAACACTGGCCACAAGGGAAAGCCGCGGGTGGTCGTCACTGTGCCCTCCAGTAAAGATTTCATTTACAATTATGCTGCCACCGAGACCCAAATCCATGATGACCCCAACGTCGCCCTCTTCTTCCTGGATAAGGAGCTTCGGTCAGGCGCCAAAATGAATCTACACTTCACGAAGACCACCTCGGGCGGCGCTTCTTTCCTCACTCAGAAAGAAGCAGACGCCATCCCCTTCTCATCAGCCAAGCTACCGGAGATTCTTGACCACTTCTCCGTCAAACCCGGTTCGGCGGAAGCCGAGGAACTGAAGACGACGCTTCAGGAGTGCGAGGAACCTGCGGTGAAGGGAGAGAGGAAGTACTGCGCCACCTCGCTGGAGTCCATGGTGGAGTTCAGCATGTCGAGCCTGGGGACACGCGACGTCACGGCGGTGTCGACCACCGTCGCCAAAGCGGTGACGCCGCTTCAGCAGTACACGGTCACGGGGGTGAAGGCGCTGGTCGGGGACAGGCTGGTGGCTTGCCACCCGGAGGCGTACGCGTACGCGGTGTTCTACTGCCACGCCACGGCGACGAGCAAGGCGTACACGGTAGGGCTGCTGGGGGCAGACGGCGTGCGGGCGGAGGCGGTGGCAGTGTGCCACACCGACACCAGGGCGTGGAACCCCAACCACGTGGCCTTCAAGGTGCTCAAGGTGAAGCCGGGATCGGTGCCGGTGTGCCACTTCCTGCCGGAGGACCACGTCGTGTGGAGCCGCAGCGGCTGA
- the LOC103984828 gene encoding probable WRKY transcription factor 27, with product MDDNNWDLHAVVRGCSAGAVAPENDPYFSSLYLSNEDDVDGEMEPLLGFPELMGTSSYLCELQQLCQPFYAMEPDEEPLQQQQLPPHLSPAPSLLPAVAYPGQSQHQSSQFPRTVSQPSRSKRRKNQQKKVVCQVPADGVQSDLWAWRKYGQKPIKGSPYPRGYYRCSSSKGCQARKQVEQSNADPGMLLITYTAEHNHPVPTHRSSLAGSIRQKLPQPAAKGGDRDQLPSPSHPSSSSPLPSPIAAAGLSPKTPLTGDERKGEEGEEEDEELPTMGNVDMLEEDSALFLGMEVLVQPSTTGATETPATATLSSGYFDEGSNFEDHFFRSPWLAITDAAI from the exons ATGGATGACAACAACTGGGATCTGCACGCGGTGGTGAGAGGCTGTTCCGCCGGTGCTGTTGCGCCCGAGAACGATCCCTACTTCTCTTCCCTCTATCTGTCGAACGAGGATGACGTCGACGGAGAAATGGAACCCCTTCTTGGCTTCCCTGAGCTGATGGGCACGTCAAGCTATCTGTGTGAGCTGCAGCAGCTCTGCCAACCTTTCTATGCCATGGAACCCGACGAAGAACCACTACAACAGCAGCAGCTCCCACCCCATTTGTCCCCTGCTCCGTCTCTTCTCCCTGCAGTGGCTTATCCCGGCCAGTCCCAGCATCAGAGCAGCCAGTTCCCGCGAACGGTCTCCCAACCTTCCCGTTCCAAGAGAAG GAAGAATCAGCAGAAGAAGGTGGTGTGCCAAGTGCCAGCCGATGGCGTCCAATCCGATTTGTGGGCATGGCGAAAATATGGGCAGAAACCCATCAAAGGGTCCCCATATCCGCG GGGTTATTACAGGTGCAGCAGCTCCAAGGGATGCCAGGCTCGGAAGCAGGTGGAGCAGAGCAACGCCGACCCGGGGATGCTGCTCATCACCTACACGGCGGAGCACAACCACCCCGTCCCCACCCATCGGAGCTCGCTCGCCGGGAGCATCCGTCAGAAGCTTCCCCAGCCTGCGGCCAAAGGCGGTGACCGTGACCAGCTGCCGTCGCCCAGCCACCCGTCCTCCTCGAGCCCACTACCGTCGCCGATTGCAGCCGCGGGGCTGTCGCCTAAGACCCCCCTCACAGGGGACGAGAGGAAAGGTGAGGAGGGcgaggaagaagacgaggagTTACCGACGATGGGAAATGTCGACATGCTCGAAGAGGACAGCGCGCTGTTCTTAGGCATGGAAGTATTGGTGCAGCCCAGTACCACAGGAGCCACCGAAACGCCGGCCACGGCGACCCTCAGCTCCGGATACTTCGACGAGGGAAGCAACTTCGAAGACCATTTCTTCCGCTCGCCATGGCTTGCGATCACTGACGCCGCGATCTAA
- the LOC135674934 gene encoding late embryogenesis abundant protein Lea14-A-like, with translation MSSLVDRAKEFVAGKIAQIPKPEASLTGVSVKSLSRDSALFHSDVSVSNPYSHSLPICEISYTLKSAGRVVASGTMPDPGSLPASVVTKLEVPVKVPYNFLVSLVRDIGRDWDIDYELQVGLTIDLPIVGDFTIPLSTKGEMKLPTLSDIF, from the exons ATGTCGAGTTTGGTGGACAGGGCGAAGGAGTTCGTGGCGGGCAAGATCGCGCAGATTCCCAAGCCGGAAGCCTCCCTCACGGGCGTGTCCGTCAAGAGCCTGAGCCGCGACTCGGCCCTCTTCCACAGCGACGTCTCCGTCTCCAACCCCTACTCCCACTCCCTCCCCATCTGCGAGATCTCCTACACCCTCAAGAGCGCCGGCcg ggTGGTAGCGTCGGGGACGATGCCGGACCCGGGGTCGCTGCCGGCGAGTGTGGTGACGAAGTTGGAGGTGCCGGTGAAGGTGCCCTACAACTTCCTGGTAAGCTTGGTGAGGGACATCGGGCGGGACTGGGACATCGACTACGAGCTGCAGGTCGGCCTCACCATCGACCTCCCCATCGTCGGCGACTTCACCATCCCCCTCTCCACCAAGGGCGAGATGAAGCTACCCACCCTCTCCGACATCTTCTGA
- the LOC103984726 gene encoding uncharacterized protein LOC103984726: protein MEAAATDCLSLEINLISAQGLQPPGGNRRLQAYAVIWIDSSIKLRTLVDRVGGENPTWNDKFLFRVHPSFLAYDSPCAYSVEIYAAGGWYLPDSLVGSVRFLVGNLRLLSRHSDRPVFDAVGIRRPSGRFQGVLNVGAAVLGSVPAVAARALAIRPAIGYRSLMAEWGGPKAKKRRPLRERNKASSSSASSVASSDEERAAEDADAAFCGPCVLSFPRRLHPARNLDPIPWATDSSSSQPSPPWTAEISRS, encoded by the coding sequence ATGGAGGCGGCCGCCACGGACTGCCTCTCTCTGGAGATCAACCTGATCTCTGCTCAGGGCCTCCAGCCGCCAGGCGGCAACCGTCGCTTGCAGGCCTACGCTGTCATCTGGATCGACTCCTCCATCAAGCTCCGCACACTGGTCGACCGCGTCGGCGGCGAGAACCCCACCTGGAACGATAAGTTCCTCTTCCGCGTCCACCCGAGCTTCCTCGCCTACGATTCCCCCTGCGCCTACTCCGTCGAGATCTACGCCGCCGGTGGATGGTACCTGCCCGACTCCCTCGTCGGATCCGTCCGCTTCCTCGTCGGCAACCTCCGTCTCCTCTCCCGCCACAGCGACCGCCCCGTCTTCGACGCCGTTGGCATCCGTCGGCCATCCGGCCGATTCCAAGGCGTCCTCAACGTCGGCGCCGCCGTCCTCGGGAGCGTCCCCGCGGTCGCCGCCCGGGCGCTCGCCATCCGCCCCGCGATCGGCTACCGCAGCCTCATGGCTGAGTGGGGTGGGCCGAAGGCCAAGAAACGCCGCCCGCTGAGGGAGCGGAACaaggcgtcgtcgtcgtcggcatCTTCGGTGGCGTCGTCGGACGAGGAGAGGGCGGCCGAGGACGCCGACGCGGCGTTCTGCGGGCCGTGCGTGCTGAGTTTCCCGAGGCGGCTCCATCCCGCCCGGAATCTTGATCCCATCCCGTGGGCCACCGACAGCTCAAGCAGTCAACCCTCGCCCCCATGGACGGCCGAGATATCTCGATCCTGA